Below is a genomic region from Candidatus Eremiobacteraceae bacterium.
TGTTGGTTCGATCGCTCGGACGAGCACTGCGCCGCCGATCCCCGCGCGTTCGGTCGTGACGTTGAAACAATTGTACATGCCATAGATGAAGTAGACGTACGCATGGCCCGGTCTCCCGAATATGCAAGCCGTACGCTTGGTGGGTCCGCGATAGCCGTGACACGCGGGATCCACGAGAGGCAAGTAAGCTTCCGTCTCCACGATCCGACCGGCGACAAGTCCGCCGCGATCCAGCGTGGATGGCGGGATAACACGGCGGAGCGTGGCGCCGATAAGGCCGCGCGCCACGTCGACCGTGGCGCCGTTGAAGAACGCCCGCCACTTCGCATCCCTGATTTCGGTTAGGCCGGTCAGCCCTTGCCCGCCGCGCTTCAT
It encodes:
- a CDS encoding DNA-3-methyladenine glycosylase, which produces MKRGGQGLTGLTEIRDAKWRAFFNGATVDVARGLIGATLRRVIPPSTLDRGGLVAGRIVETEAYLPLVDPACHGYRGPTKRTACIFGRPGHAYVYFIYGMYNCFNVTTERAGIGGAVLVRAIEPTHGLDLMRRRRAAGTSDAVLARGPGNLCRAFGIDTSLNGVDLRSGELTLELADGDPATAIAVGPRVGIKVAPLWPLRFADANSASVSSPRRTLRLVCAASDTKC